From a single Streptomyces sp. NBC_01264 genomic region:
- a CDS encoding SMI1/KNR4 family protein: MSVAESWSRVMSLLREHASADHADLPGPATEQMLAAAEERMGVSLHGDLRTWLVQNNLDLPEEDLDDDVMCCGFDGFPDEGSFFLGIRAMERLYANHPLSSGSEWREEWIPFLSDQDAWMGLFIDVTDGRIGRWFVSKPTTTGEYASLAHYFDFVAEMLTRIGAGDYPICSVAEGRLVWS; encoded by the coding sequence ATGAGTGTGGCTGAGAGTTGGTCGCGTGTGATGAGCCTTCTTCGGGAGCACGCGTCGGCCGATCACGCGGATCTGCCGGGGCCCGCTACGGAGCAGATGCTCGCGGCAGCCGAGGAACGGATGGGGGTCTCCCTTCATGGGGACCTGCGGACGTGGCTGGTGCAGAACAATCTGGATCTGCCGGAGGAAGACCTCGACGACGACGTGATGTGCTGCGGCTTCGACGGGTTCCCCGACGAGGGAAGCTTTTTTCTGGGCATCCGGGCGATGGAGAGGCTCTACGCCAACCATCCCCTGTCCAGTGGGAGCGAATGGCGCGAGGAGTGGATCCCGTTCCTGTCGGATCAGGATGCCTGGATGGGGCTGTTCATCGATGTGACGGACGGACGTATCGGCAGGTGGTTCGTGAGTAAGCCAACGACCACCGGCGAGTACGCGTCACTGGCTCACTACTTCGACTTCGTGGCGGAGATGCTGACGAGGATCGGCGCAGGAGACTATCCGATCTGTTCCGTTGCCGAAGGGCGACTTGTCTGGTCGTGA
- a CDS encoding metal-sensitive transcriptional regulator, which yields MKVDDDAVKAVLNRLRRAQGQLAGVIAMIEAGRDCKDVVTQLAAVSKALDRAGFKIVASGMRQCMTNADANQAPMTEEELEKLFLALA from the coding sequence GTGAAAGTCGACGACGACGCAGTCAAAGCAGTCCTCAACCGCCTGCGCCGCGCCCAAGGCCAGCTCGCCGGCGTCATCGCCATGATCGAAGCCGGCCGCGACTGCAAGGACGTCGTCACACAGCTCGCCGCCGTCTCCAAGGCCCTGGACCGCGCGGGCTTCAAAATCGTCGCCAGCGGCATGCGCCAGTGCATGACCAACGCCGATGCGAACCAGGCCCCCATGACCGAGGAAGAACTCGAAAAGCTCTTCCTCGCCCTCGCCTGA
- a CDS encoding ATP-binding protein, producing MSWEWIGWRGRPAAGRPLPDEPVDAPAPHATPLPRPISLSVEFEGSEPIAEARRLTRAFLADVQSVHGLPVSHRARDMIELVVSELVTNTRKYAPGPSLLILEVRDGCVNVAVWDSNPALPAILPPDPARVGQHGLEIIMAAALTLQIHREPVGKRITASIELAHGPNTDAADRER from the coding sequence ATGAGCTGGGAATGGATCGGGTGGCGTGGCCGCCCGGCGGCAGGACGGCCCCTTCCGGACGAGCCAGTGGATGCGCCCGCCCCACACGCCACGCCGCTTCCCCGCCCCATCTCGCTATCCGTCGAGTTCGAGGGCAGCGAGCCGATCGCCGAGGCCCGGCGACTGACCCGCGCCTTCCTCGCCGACGTGCAATCCGTCCACGGCCTGCCGGTCTCTCACCGTGCCCGGGACATGATCGAGCTGGTCGTCAGCGAGCTGGTCACCAACACCCGCAAATACGCGCCCGGCCCCAGCCTGCTCATCCTCGAAGTCCGCGACGGCTGCGTGAACGTGGCTGTCTGGGACAGCAATCCCGCGCTACCCGCGATCCTGCCTCCCGACCCCGCCCGGGTGGGACAGCACGGTCTGGAGATCATCATGGCCGCGGCACTGACCCTTCAAATCCACCGCGAACCCGTCGGCAAGCGGATTACAGCGTCCATCGAACTGGCCCACGGGCCGAACACCGACGCCGCAGACCGAGAACGCTGA
- a CDS encoding DUF317 domain-containing protein produces the protein MLWVSPRHLAGDDSALAEQVGDELVGAGWSYWVTARRTLFHASPDQLRCAEWVMADPLTTELADLPVAWEISAREDTSRATVNWTAYFTRGVPYEAVAAFALAVAARTEPTWGFDGPEAVPEALVAGGWHGDVDDPAFTLWDKSFTACMTRAPLPDGIQDQDPRPDMPGWQAWSQPEASGPYLWVAAFSTSTPHDLVAVFAAGLVCEAPVPRRVLPESSQARLTIRPSL, from the coding sequence GTGCTCTGGGTCAGCCCGCGACACCTGGCCGGCGACGACAGCGCGCTGGCTGAGCAGGTGGGAGACGAACTCGTCGGCGCCGGATGGTCGTACTGGGTAACGGCCCGCCGGACGCTTTTCCACGCGAGCCCCGACCAACTCCGCTGCGCCGAATGGGTCATGGCCGACCCTCTCACCACGGAACTGGCCGACCTACCCGTCGCCTGGGAGATCTCCGCACGCGAGGACACCTCACGTGCCACGGTGAACTGGACGGCCTACTTCACCCGCGGTGTGCCCTACGAAGCTGTTGCCGCCTTCGCCCTCGCCGTTGCCGCCCGTACGGAGCCGACGTGGGGCTTCGACGGGCCCGAGGCCGTTCCCGAAGCGCTGGTGGCCGGAGGCTGGCACGGGGACGTGGACGACCCGGCCTTCACCCTCTGGGACAAGTCCTTCACGGCATGCATGACCCGGGCGCCGCTCCCGGACGGGATCCAGGACCAGGACCCCCGCCCCGACATGCCCGGCTGGCAGGCCTGGTCCCAGCCGGAAGCCAGCGGTCCCTACCTGTGGGTTGCCGCGTTCAGCACGTCCACACCGCACGACTTGGTCGCAGTCTTCGCCGCAGGCCTCGTCTGCGAGGCACCGGTTCCGCGTCGCGTCCTGCCGGAATCCTCCCAAGCACGCCTCACGATCCGGCCCTCCCTCTAA
- a CDS encoding SulP family inorganic anion transporter, which translates to MSSVSAQSSPGSRLRDLRPDWLSDPKVWRTEVLAGLVVALALIPEAISFSIIAGVDPAVGLFASFTMAVVISIVGGRRAMISAATGAVALVIAPLNREHGFGYLVAAVILAGVFQIALGAIGVAKLMRFIPRSVMVGFVNSLAILIFMAQVPEMHDVPWPVYPLIAAGLALMVFFPKVTTVIPAPLVSIVILTVITVAAGIAVPTVGDKGALPSSLPVPGLPDVPFTVDTLTTIAPYAFAMALVGLMESLMTAKLVDEITDTHSSKTRESIGQGIANIVTGFFGGMGGCAMIGQTMINVKVSGARTRLSTFLAGVFLMVLCIVFGPVVSDIPMAALVAVMVMVCFATFDWHSIAPKTLKRMPAGEITVMVVTVACVVATHNLAIGVVAGSVTAMVIFAKRVAHLAEVTAVTAPDGTSVVYTVTGELFFASSDDLVGQFNYTADPKTVVIDLSAAHIWDASSVAALDAIETKYAQRGKSVEIIGLNDASADLHGKLTGELASH; encoded by the coding sequence TTGTCTTCTGTCTCCGCCCAGTCTTCTCCCGGATCTCGGCTGCGCGACCTGCGCCCGGACTGGCTCTCCGACCCCAAGGTGTGGCGCACCGAGGTCCTCGCAGGCCTGGTCGTCGCGCTCGCCCTTATTCCGGAGGCGATCTCATTCTCGATCATCGCCGGGGTCGACCCGGCGGTCGGCCTGTTCGCCTCATTCACCATGGCCGTGGTCATCTCCATCGTCGGCGGCCGCCGCGCGATGATCTCCGCCGCCACCGGCGCCGTCGCCCTGGTGATCGCGCCGCTGAACCGGGAGCACGGCTTCGGCTACCTGGTCGCCGCGGTCATCCTGGCCGGTGTCTTCCAGATCGCGCTCGGCGCCATCGGGGTCGCGAAGCTGATGCGGTTCATCCCGCGTTCAGTGATGGTCGGCTTCGTCAACTCCCTCGCGATCCTGATCTTCATGGCCCAGGTCCCCGAAATGCACGACGTGCCCTGGCCGGTGTATCCGCTGATCGCGGCCGGACTCGCGCTGATGGTGTTCTTCCCGAAGGTCACCACCGTGATCCCGGCGCCGCTGGTCTCGATCGTCATCCTGACCGTGATCACCGTCGCGGCCGGCATCGCGGTCCCGACCGTGGGCGACAAGGGGGCGCTGCCGTCCTCGCTGCCCGTGCCCGGCCTGCCCGACGTCCCGTTCACCGTGGACACCCTGACCACGATCGCCCCGTACGCTTTCGCGATGGCGCTGGTCGGCCTCATGGAGTCGCTGATGACGGCCAAGCTCGTCGACGAGATCACCGACACCCACTCCTCCAAGACCCGCGAGTCCATCGGCCAGGGCATCGCCAACATCGTCACCGGGTTCTTCGGCGGCATGGGCGGCTGCGCCATGATCGGCCAGACGATGATCAACGTGAAGGTGTCCGGCGCCCGCACCCGCCTGTCGACCTTCCTGGCGGGGGTATTCCTGATGGTGCTGTGCATCGTCTTCGGCCCGGTCGTCTCCGACATCCCCATGGCCGCCCTCGTCGCCGTCATGGTCATGGTCTGCTTCGCCACCTTCGACTGGCACTCCATCGCCCCCAAGACCCTCAAGCGGATGCCGGCCGGGGAGATCACCGTCATGGTCGTCACCGTCGCCTGCGTCGTGGCCACCCACAACCTCGCCATCGGCGTCGTCGCCGGCTCGGTCACCGCGATGGTCATCTTCGCCAAGCGCGTCGCCCACCTCGCGGAAGTCACCGCCGTCACCGCCCCCGACGGCACCAGCGTGGTCTACACGGTGACCGGGGAGCTATTCTTCGCCTCCTCCGACGACCTCGTCGGCCAGTTCAACTACACGGCCGACCCGAAGACCGTCGTCATCGACCTGTCCGCCGCGCACATCTGGGATGCCTCCTCGGTCGCCGCCTTGGACGCGATCGAAACCAAGTACGCCCAGCGCGGCAAATCCGTGGAGATCATCGGCCTCAACGACGCCAGCGCCGACCTCCACGGCAAGCTCACCGGCGAACTCGCCAGTCACTGA
- a CDS encoding PGPGW domain-containing protein produces the protein MSERRIGRVMALIGAPLTLAGVALYFLPGPGFPILVIGLALLVTGLAMAAAGHR, from the coding sequence ATGTCTGAACGCCGGATCGGACGAGTAATGGCTCTCATCGGCGCACCTCTCACCCTGGCCGGAGTGGCGTTGTACTTCCTGCCCGGACCCGGCTTCCCCATCCTCGTCATCGGCTTGGCCCTACTTGTCACCGGCCTCGCCATGGCCGCAGCCGGCCACCGCTGA
- a CDS encoding DUF317 domain-containing protein yields MTVEVGRPGFSTSIEALRIRTWMLGRGQPSQVIDQFTAEDFHFVVDDRADMHIASKDGRLYLGWFPEGRPGRLDEGWRLAITGTATVPGYSIGFGVETPAHVIASAVATVISTSRPA; encoded by the coding sequence CGTCGAGGTAGGCCGCCCCGGATTCTCCACGAGCATCGAGGCCCTGCGGATCCGCACGTGGATGCTCGGGCGGGGCCAGCCCTCCCAGGTGATCGACCAGTTCACGGCCGAGGACTTCCACTTCGTCGTGGACGACAGGGCCGACATGCACATCGCCAGCAAGGACGGGCGCCTCTACCTCGGTTGGTTCCCCGAAGGCCGGCCTGGCCGACTCGACGAGGGTTGGCGGCTGGCCATCACGGGAACGGCAACCGTGCCCGGCTACAGCATCGGCTTTGGTGTCGAGACCCCAGCCCATGTCATCGCCTCGGCGGTCGCCACCGTCATCTCCACCTCACGTCCGGCCTGA
- a CDS encoding rhodanese-like domain-containing protein encodes MITPRTLDADQAHTRLHELIVLDVRTPGEYAAGHLPGALNIPLDHLDRALPDIRHAAQRGDILVVCASGARSENACHTLAAHGITTATLTGGTGAWAAHGHALHHPDGARRTAWSMERQVRLTAGAVVLTGLALGRLRPAFRLASAGIAGGLAFSAVTNTCGMAALLAKLPHNRPHQGDLDAALAALRNH; translated from the coding sequence GTGATCACGCCCCGCACCCTCGACGCCGACCAGGCCCACACCCGCCTGCACGAACTGATCGTCCTGGACGTCCGCACTCCCGGCGAATACGCCGCCGGCCACCTGCCCGGCGCCCTCAACATCCCGCTCGACCACCTGGACCGGGCCCTACCCGACATCCGTCACGCGGCCCAGCGCGGCGACATCCTCGTCGTCTGCGCTTCCGGCGCCCGCTCCGAGAACGCCTGCCACACTCTCGCCGCCCACGGCATCACCACCGCCACCCTCACCGGCGGCACGGGCGCCTGGGCCGCACACGGCCACGCCCTCCACCACCCCGACGGCGCCCGGCGTACCGCCTGGAGCATGGAACGCCAGGTCCGCCTCACCGCCGGCGCCGTCGTCCTGACCGGCCTCGCCTTGGGCCGCCTGCGCCCCGCATTCCGCCTCGCCTCCGCCGGCATCGCCGGCGGCCTGGCCTTCTCCGCCGTCACCAACACCTGCGGCATGGCCGCCCTCCTCGCCAAACTCCCCCACAACCGCCCCCACCAAGGCGACCTCGATGCCGCCCTCGCCGCCCTCCGCAACCACTGA
- a CDS encoding cupin domain-containing protein, with protein sequence MTIKDIGPEPQSFNLEKATLENANYRAVAWSGKYLQLTLMSIPVGADIGLEAHPETDQFLRLDAGRGRVQMGRTKERLDFDGEVEDGWAIFVPAGTWHNVTNIGDEPLQLYAVYAPVHHAPGKTQATAADAEREEDSGDDEPPSWSVQPAQQPSDKHA encoded by the coding sequence ATGACCATCAAGGACATCGGGCCGGAACCTCAAAGCTTCAACCTCGAGAAGGCAACGCTCGAGAACGCGAACTACCGCGCGGTCGCCTGGTCCGGGAAGTACCTTCAGCTGACCCTCATGTCGATCCCTGTGGGTGCGGACATCGGCTTGGAAGCCCACCCGGAGACCGACCAATTCCTACGACTCGACGCAGGCCGGGGCCGCGTCCAGATGGGCCGCACGAAGGAGCGACTCGACTTCGACGGGGAGGTCGAGGACGGCTGGGCAATCTTCGTGCCCGCCGGCACTTGGCACAACGTCACCAACATCGGTGACGAGCCCCTGCAGCTCTACGCCGTGTACGCACCGGTCCACCACGCACCGGGCAAGACCCAGGCGACAGCCGCCGACGCGGAGCGCGAGGAGGACTCAGGCGACGACGAGCCGCCAAGCTGGTCGGTCCAGCCTGCCCAGCAGCCATCGGACAAGCACGCCTGA
- a CDS encoding MerR family transcriptional regulator, producing the protein MDDRHMQIGEVATRTELSLRTIRHYEETGLVTPSARSQGGFRLYTETDVARLMVIRRMKPLGFTLDQMRDLLDATDRLDAGDGLDGDERKVLLERVRAYEQAATEQVGKLRVQLARAEDFAATLRGRLHPIPAP; encoded by the coding sequence GTGGACGATAGGCACATGCAGATCGGTGAGGTCGCCACACGGACCGAGCTGTCCCTGCGCACCATCCGGCACTACGAGGAGACCGGTCTGGTCACCCCCTCGGCACGCTCACAGGGCGGCTTCCGGCTCTACACCGAGACCGACGTCGCCCGCCTGATGGTCATCCGCCGGATGAAGCCGCTCGGGTTCACCCTCGATCAAATGCGCGACCTTCTGGACGCTACCGACCGCCTGGATGCCGGTGACGGCCTCGACGGCGACGAGCGCAAAGTCCTCCTCGAGCGTGTACGCGCGTACGAACAGGCCGCCACCGAGCAGGTCGGCAAGCTGCGAGTGCAGCTCGCCCGGGCGGAAGATTTCGCCGCCACCTTGCGCGGACGCCTCCACCCCATCCCCGCGCCATAA
- a CDS encoding STAS domain-containing protein gives MEVALRGEIRAQDAPLVGSALARLADDAPPHIRIDLGHAGELNATTGGAAFFPLLARARLHGTVVIVHHASTRTRAKLRELGLDHCVACPDTSP, from the coding sequence GTGGAGGTCGCTTTGCGCGGCGAGATCCGCGCCCAGGACGCCCCGCTCGTCGGATCCGCGCTGGCCCGTCTGGCGGACGATGCCCCGCCGCACATCCGTATCGATCTCGGGCACGCCGGCGAGCTGAATGCGACCACCGGCGGGGCGGCGTTCTTCCCCCTGCTGGCCCGGGCCCGCCTGCACGGCACCGTCGTCATCGTCCACCACGCCTCGACCCGTACCCGTGCGAAGCTCCGCGAACTGGGCCTGGACCACTGCGTGGCCTGCCCCGACACCTCCCCCTGA
- a CDS encoding sulfite exporter TauE/SafE family protein produces the protein MSTLILALAAGAVIGLALGALGGGGSVLAVPALIYLLGFTPAAATTASLIIVTATSATALYAHATSGNVRWKTGVLFAAAGIVPAITAATLATRLPETVLTAAFAAIAALAALAMLRTPAANPQPQPVRPVRAAGAGAGLGAVTGFLGVGGGFLAVPALVGVLGLRMRAAVGTSLLVITVNSLAALAARAGTSTPLDWAVIAPFTGAAILGAWDGKRLAAKISGPTLQRIFAIVLLAVAALMLTDALH, from the coding sequence GTGAGCACGCTCATACTCGCCCTCGCCGCCGGGGCCGTCATCGGCCTGGCTCTCGGGGCACTCGGCGGAGGCGGCAGTGTCCTGGCCGTGCCCGCCCTGATCTATCTCCTCGGCTTCACACCGGCCGCCGCCACCACCGCCTCACTGATCATCGTCACCGCCACCTCCGCGACCGCCCTCTACGCCCACGCCACATCCGGCAACGTCCGCTGGAAGACCGGCGTCCTGTTCGCGGCCGCCGGGATCGTCCCCGCGATCACCGCGGCCACCCTCGCCACCCGCCTGCCCGAAACGGTTCTGACCGCAGCGTTCGCCGCGATAGCCGCCCTCGCCGCCCTCGCCATGCTCAGAACCCCGGCCGCCAATCCGCAGCCCCAGCCGGTCCGGCCCGTACGGGCGGCAGGAGCGGGCGCCGGACTCGGGGCGGTCACCGGATTCCTCGGCGTCGGCGGCGGCTTCCTCGCCGTCCCCGCACTCGTAGGCGTCCTCGGACTGCGCATGCGCGCCGCGGTCGGCACCAGCCTGCTGGTCATCACCGTCAACTCCCTCGCCGCGCTCGCCGCCCGCGCCGGCACCAGCACGCCCCTGGACTGGGCGGTCATCGCCCCCTTCACCGGCGCCGCGATCCTCGGAGCCTGGGACGGCAAACGCCTCGCCGCCAAAATCTCCGGCCCCACCCTCCAACGGATCTTCGCGATCGTGCTCCTGGCCGTCGCCGCCCTCATGCTCACCGACGCCCTCCACTGA
- a CDS encoding rhodanese-like domain-containing protein, with protein MFLFRRGTARVTPAQARQNTTDGDAVLLDVREQVEWNAGHAPGAVHIPLSRLVTGAALPSAAEGRPLVVICRSGHRSRQAAKLLAGRGAETVDVRGGMNAWVSAGLPVVDERGSSGRIA; from the coding sequence ATGTTCCTCTTCCGTCGCGGCACCGCCCGCGTCACCCCCGCCCAGGCCCGCCAGAACACCACCGACGGCGACGCCGTTCTCCTCGACGTACGCGAGCAGGTCGAGTGGAACGCCGGACACGCTCCCGGCGCCGTCCACATCCCGCTCTCCCGGCTGGTCACCGGCGCCGCTCTGCCCTCCGCCGCCGAGGGCCGGCCGCTGGTGGTGATCTGCCGCTCCGGGCACCGCTCCCGGCAGGCCGCCAAACTCCTGGCCGGGCGCGGAGCCGAGACCGTCGACGTCAGGGGCGGTATGAACGCCTGGGTGTCAGCCGGGCTGCCGGTCGTCGACGAACGCGGAAGCAGCGGCCGGATAGCGTGA